GAACCCATGCCGCCTAGAACGTGTAGTTGAGCTCGGCAAAGTAGGCCTTGGGATGCGCACAGGCGGGGCACATCTCGGGAGCGTGGTCACCCTCCACAAGACAGCCGCAATTCAGACAACGCCATACCGTGGGCTTGGTGCGCATGAACATGCGCCCTTCCTTGATATCCTTGGCAAGCGTAAGAAAACGCTTTTCATGGTAGGCCTCGGCAACGGCAATCTGGCGCATGACGGCAGCAACCTCAGAAAAACCTTCTTTGTCTGCCGTAGCCGCAAATTCAGGATACATGACGGTGTGCTCGTGGTTTTCACCACTGGCGGCTGCGATAAGGTTGGCTTCGCTATCAGCGATGACCCCGGCAGGGTACGCCGCCGTGATTTCTACATCTCCGCCTTCAAGAAACTTGAACAGGCGCTTGGCGTGTTCTTTTTCCTGCAAGGCAGTTTCTACAAAAATTTCCTGCACCAGCACAAAACCGTCATTCTTGGCCCGCCCGGCAAAGTAGTCATAGCGGTTACGCGCCTGAGATTCACCAGCAAAGGCTGTAAGAATATTTTTTTCCGTCTGGCTGCCTTTCAGCGATTTCATAGCGTCTTCTCCTTGGAATGATTGGTGGCTGCGCGCCTATTGGCGCAACGGCAAAAAAGGGCATGAGCAAAAGTGCCCCTCTTGTTGAACCAGTCTAATCAGGAATCATTCCTATGTCAAGCAGAAGTCGACTCTGCTTCGGCAAGCTGTGCTTCGAGAGCTGCAATCTGCGCCTCGAGCGACTGGATTTTACTTTCCACCGCCGTGCTGCTGCCGCTGCCAGCATGGCTGGCCAGGCTGGAAAGCTGGCTCTTCAGGGACTCAATCTGTTTTTTGATCTTCTCGGTAGGATCAGAAGAACTGCCGTTACCGCCACCGCCGCCAGCGCCACCGGCCTTGGTCGAACCTCCTCCACCGGCTTCGCCGGTTTCACCATCGGCAGTTTCGGCAGAGGTTTCGTCCTTGCTTTCCGCTGATTGCGAAGGCGTGGCCGTGGACGAACCCTTGTCGTACATGTGGATTTTTTCAGAAAAAAGCTTCTTGGCTTCATCAGAAATATCAACGGTGTCGCCTGAATCGGACGAATCACTGCGCGTGCGGATGGTATTCGACCCCAGACCAACCTTGTAAACAGCCTCTGCGCTGCTGGAACCCAACAGATTGCCAATCCCTGTTGTACTCATATGACGCCCCCCGCAGTAATCTTAGCTGCGAAATGCCGCATCATTTTTAATAGTGGCTCCCCCACAGAAACCCTGGGTGCGGCTGCCCAACGGGTTTGCACCCGGCAAAACCTGCCGGATGCACCTTTCCGCAGGTAGTAGAGCAACAACCATGCCGCAGGCAGTCTTTACAGCCTTTACCTCCTATGGCAGCTTTGGCGTATGCCTGCCCGCAAAGTCCCTGCCGCCCCTCTGCACGATCTGCCTGCCACGGTAGAATTTCCCCTGACCGACGGCACGCGCCTAACGGCGTCGGTGCGCCTCTCAACCCGTGCCCGCAGGGCAAAACTGTCGCTTACGCCTCGAGGCGGCCTTGTGCTGACTATCCCGCTGAGCATGGGACCAGCACAGCTTCAATCAAGCTTGCCGCTCTTCTTGCCCTGGCTGGAGCGCGCCCGCGCAACCCTGTTGCGCAGGGTTCCCGCCCCCCAGTTGCCGCCCAGTATCACCCTGCCGCTCACGGGCGAATTTTTTGCCGTTGTACCCGGTGGCGATATGGCGGCAGGCCGCAAAGCCGCCACGGCGCAAACCGGCAAAACCGCCACAGTGCAGGTTGCCAACGGCGCACGGCGTTTGCTGTTGGTGGAAAGCGCGGATCAGGTGCGCCTGTACGGCGCCGTAGATGACATATCCTTATGCGCGCAGGCCCTGCGCCAGTGGTGCCGCAAAAAAGCAGCCCGCCTGCTGCCGCCGTATCTGGAACAGCTTGCGACAACGGAAGGATTTGCCCTTGCGGGTGTGAGCGTGCGGGACCAGAGCGGACGCTGGGGCAGTTGCTCCCGTCTGCGCAGGGGGCACACCCCTCAGCCCGGAGCGCAGCGGTCAAAACTGCCGCAAGGGGCTTTTGGCCGCACCAGATCGCTGGAACAGCTCACCACGCGCATCCGCAACTTTTTTTCCACTCCGCCCATGCCCGTTACATATGACGCGGCCCCCTCCTTTGCCCAAGGCGGCTCACCCCTCGCGCCTGCATGCCCCGAGGGGCGCATCAGCCTCAACTGGCGCGCTCTGCTTCTGCCTGCCCCGCTGCTGGAGCACTTGTGCTGGCATGAGCTGTGCCACTTGCGCCATATGGATCATTCCCCGGCCTACCGGGAGGAGCTTGCCCGCTTTTCGCCCCAATGGCCCGCGCATGAAAAGGCGCTCAATGCCGCATGGCGGGGCTTGCCCTGGTGGGCACTGCCCGGCGAAGACGCCTCCCCCATCCGCTGATTTTCCCCAAGCCTCGCCCCGCGCACAAGCCATGTGCAATCCTGCCGACAGACTGACCATCTTACCCGCCCATTTCGCCAGATATTGCGCCAGCCGCCACTGCGCAATCGTTGCATTACATAAAGAATATTCAAAGATTGCTGCAAGATTACGCCAGAGCATTGCACAAATCCTCGCCTAAAATGTACAATTTTCAGTGAACCCCGGCTAAACACAAATGGACAAAGTTTATACTTTGAGCGATAAAAGACAAACAGATAGATAGGCATTCAATCTGCACAGCACAGCTTCATCATGCGCAGGCATTCCCTGCTGCGCACACCCTCTACTTGCCGCTGTAATGGTAAGGAGCGCGCCAATGCCCATAGACAAGCATGAATGGCCTGTATTGATTGTTTCTGGTGAATTTGATGCGGCAACAGATGAAGGTTGCAGACTGCGCGAGCTGAAGAAACAGCTTGTGGAAAACAAAGGCTGCTCTGTTCTCATATCCCTGCGATATGAAGACGCAATAAATATTTTTGCATCCCGCGCAGACCTTGGAACTGTCATAATAGACTGGGACATACAGTGCGAAGACCCCGGCGAGCAGGCAACGGCAGCAGAGTTGCTTGAGGGCATCCGTCAGCGCAACAAAACCATCCCGGTCGTGCTGCTCACTGACCATTCCGAGCTGGAAAATCTGCCCACGGATGTTCTTTCCAAAGTGGACGACTGCATCTGGAAGATAACAGATACCGTGGATTTTCTGGCCGGACGCATTGAAGTGCTGGTCAGCGATTACCTGCAAACGGTGTATCCGGCCTTTTTCGGCGGCATGGCCCGCTACGCCAATGAATACAAATACGCTTAGCACACGCCCGGCCACATGGGCGGCGAGGGTTTTCTCAAAAGCCCCGCAGGCGTGGCCATGCACAAGTTTTTTGGCGAAAACGTCTTTCGCGCCGACCTTTCCATTTCCGTGCCCGAGCTTGGCTCCCTGCTTGACCACAACGGCCCGGTTGGCGATGCGGAAGAAAATTCCGCCAGAGTCTTTGGGGCGGACATAACTTTTTATGTGCTCAACGGCACCTCCAACGTCAACCAGATCATCTGGCGCAGTCAGGTACTGCGCGACGACATAGCCTTTGTTGACCGCAACTGTCACAAATCCCTCAACTACGCCATGGTCATTACCGAGGCCTACCCCGTGTATATGACGCCACGGCGCAACCGGCGCGGCATCATCGGGCCGTGCAGGCTTTCGGAATTTTCAGAAAAAAGCATCCACAAAAAAATCGCCGCCAACAAACTGATTCCTGACGAGCTGAAAAGCAGCCGGGTCAAGATGTCCGCCCTCACCAATTCCACCTATGACGGGCTGTGCTACAACGTAACCAACATCAAGAAGCAGCTTCGCAAGAGCGTGGATAACCTGCACTTTGACGAGGCATGGTACGCCTACGCCCGTTTCAGCCCCATGTATGAGAACCACTATGGCATGACGGATGCCGACAATGTGGCCGATCATCCGCCCATTTTCTGTTCACAGTCCACCCACAAGCTGCTCACGGCCTTTTCACAGGCCTCCATGCTGCACGTAAAGCACGGCACGCATGTACGGATCAACCGCGATGAACTCAATGAATCCTATATGATGCACGGCTCCACATCGCCGCAATACAACATGATCGCTTCACTTGATGTGGCCACCAAGATGATGGACGACGACGGCGAGGTGCTGCTGCACGACACCATTGCCGAGGCCGTTCGCATCCGCCGCAAGATCACCCTCATGGAGCGGGAAATGACCGCCAGGGGCGACTGGTTCTTCAGCATGTGGCAGCCCAGAAGGGTTCCTTACCAGAAGGGCATGCATGACTTCCTGGAAGTGCCCGCCGAATATCTGGCAGAAAGCCAGCTCCCCTGGGTACTGGACAGCGCCAACAACTGGCACGG
Above is a window of Desulfovibrio sp. DNA encoding:
- a CDS encoding YgjP-like metallopeptidase domain-containing protein; this translates as MPARKVPAAPLHDLPATVEFPLTDGTRLTASVRLSTRARRAKLSLTPRGGLVLTIPLSMGPAQLQSSLPLFLPWLERARATLLRRVPAPQLPPSITLPLTGEFFAVVPGGDMAAGRKAATAQTGKTATVQVANGARRLLLVESADQVRLYGAVDDISLCAQALRQWCRKKAARLLPPYLEQLATTEGFALAGVSVRDQSGRWGSCSRLRRGHTPQPGAQRSKLPQGAFGRTRSLEQLTTRIRNFFSTPPMPVTYDAAPSFAQGGSPLAPACPEGRISLNWRALLLPAPLLEHLCWHELCHLRHMDHSPAYREELARFSPQWPAHEKALNAAWRGLPWWALPGEDASPIR
- a CDS encoding FlxA-like family protein, translating into MSTTGIGNLLGSSSAEAVYKVGLGSNTIRTRSDSSDSGDTVDISDEAKKLFSEKIHMYDKGSSTATPSQSAESKDETSAETADGETGEAGGGGSTKAGGAGGGGGNGSSSDPTEKIKKQIESLKSQLSSLASHAGSGSSTAVESKIQSLEAQIAALEAQLAEAESTSA
- the rbr gene encoding rubrerythrin; the encoded protein is MKSLKGSQTEKNILTAFAGESQARNRYDYFAGRAKNDGFVLVQEIFVETALQEKEHAKRLFKFLEGGDVEITAAYPAGVIADSEANLIAAASGENHEHTVMYPEFAATADKEGFSEVAAVMRQIAVAEAYHEKRFLTLAKDIKEGRMFMRTKPTVWRCLNCGCLVEGDHAPEMCPACAHPKAYFAELNYTF
- a CDS encoding Orn/Lys/Arg decarboxylase N-terminal domain-containing protein, which encodes MPIDKHEWPVLIVSGEFDAATDEGCRLRELKKQLVENKGCSVLISLRYEDAINIFASRADLGTVIIDWDIQCEDPGEQATAAELLEGIRQRNKTIPVVLLTDHSELENLPTDVLSKVDDCIWKITDTVDFLAGRIEVLVSDYLQTVYPAFFGGMARYANEYKYA